In Mucilaginibacter celer, one DNA window encodes the following:
- a CDS encoding MBG domain-containing protein: MKCKLLLLLIWPMLIGAKLLAAPVISSFNPASGPVGTLVTVTGSDLNSPTAFTIGGVPAIVISNTGTQLVGMVMPGATTGNVSITTAGGSATGAGSFTIVATPVPTTQQNNKFVRNGATDFVAFGCSIAISADGTTAVVGGFNDNKLPNNYGVGAIWVFVRNGDTWTQQGGKLVGTGGLGGINQGWSVAISADGNTIIEGGPIDNGNRGAAWVFTRSGGVWTQQGAKLVATGGTGASQVGTAVAISADGNTALLGGSNDNGQNGATWVFTRSGGSWTQQGNKLFGTGGAAGSRQGSVLAISADGRVALTGGSSSWIFILNNGVWTQAARLSGAVSVALSADGSTAILGVPGYNNGIGNALVYARNGNNWLSQSQIVPPFMVGKSSAGESVGLSADGNSAVIGGPFDDSRKGAIWVYTRSGTTWAIKGGKLTGTGGVGNSGLGTNSALSADGSTIVSTGGGDNSDIGAVWPFKVGIPQTITFSPLRNATYGAADITPVATSTNSSIPITFTSSDTTVAVILNNKIHIKAVGTTVIRAFQDGDFTYAAATPYPRGFTVDAAPLTIRPDNKTVEQGQPIPALTATFTGFVNGETTTVLTTQPTISTTGNSSSPVGTYPITASGAVAKNYAITYNPGQLTITEPTSTQTITFNSINGADYGKPDIAPGATSTNPNNPITYSSSDTTVATIVNNKIHIIGAGTTNITASQAGDATHSPATPVTRPFVVSKVVLTATADNKKGISTHPLPVFTATYTGFVNGETNSVFTTQPTFTTTATTSSPVGTYPITMSGAVARNYLINNYVQGILTLTSSSPPTISSVTPASTPIGGLITINGTNLDYASSFKVGGINGVIVSATSTRVVGMVMPGTVNGTVTVNTLAGAATSSTTFTVAANLVPNAQQGNKLVGTGNSGPALQGSSIAASSDGNTLVVGGSYDNNGMGATWIFTRSGTTWSQQGGKLIGTGATGPNQLMQGRSVAVSADGNTIIVGGPGDSANVGAAWIFTRTGSTWSQQGTKLVGAGSVGPAQMGASVALSADGNTALIGGFNDNNGVGATWVFIRQNGVWSQQGNKLTGNDAYVTAGQGLHVAISANGNTAVVGGPNDFNGMGAAWVFIRTGTTWAQQGSKLLGADRSGSTTYQGNVAISADGNTILSGGYGDANYQGATWVFTRTGTTWSQLGSKLVGSGGVTQDFQGSSVAISADGLTAVIGGTGSSTSRGATWVFTRSGNTFGQHQAERIGSNSTNGARQGAAVAIAANGRTIYAAGPNDNNNQGAVWAFIPAAKQSQSIDFAPLAAVDYGTQFVTPVYQSTNTTLPITLTSSDSTIAVIAGNGKIHPRKGGTVTITATQPGDSKFSDAVPVSQVLTINKIPLTVFATNKTVSEGFSTLNLTGTYQGFVNGDSTSSFTKQPVFSTTATGTSAPGDYPITASGAVSASYTFTYKPGTLTVIPKQGPPQIASFSPKTGAVGTLVTITGSNLYAPAAFTIGGKPAIVISNTGSKLVGMVMPGAVNGPVSLSTDSGSTSTPVNFIVKATSYPSIQQGGALTGTGNIGAATQGYAVALSADGNTALVGARDDNGGQGAAWIFVRSGAVWQQQGSKLVGTGGSGQVNQGSAVAISADGNTAVVGGPADNGNVGAAWVFVRVGNTWQQQGDKLAGTGNIGESRQGQSIALSADGNTVVLGAAGDNNNLGAVWTFRRVSGVWQQINKVVVTDNILQPGVGRSVAISADGNTLLAGGPADNGGVGAVWIFKRVGNYWQQQRKLIGTVQGGAQGFSVSINADGTETFVGSYDYYPNEPENGYPADYTSIVTDYKLVNGDWLQQAKNYTFFNHTYLTNLIGAAPSADAKTFLVAGAVENSTAPQSVQVVNGSTQFELVANNTTATSMALSADGSTAILGFGYEGPTGLIRAFVSAEKNSQLITFNQPGPFTYGAPDTLISATSTNSSLPIMFTSSDTTVATIVAGNKVHILKAGVTNITASQDDASITPVTQAVTIKKALAVFTADAKSKAIGEPIPELTGIYSGFKNGDNSSVVTTQPVITTKATVNSLPGQYLIIGSGAAAANYDFRYVGGVMTVTNGTLPVISSFTPKDISAGATITINGANFDHATAVSFGGVPATSFTIVSSSRITAIVANGATGDVKVTTTEGVATLEGATFKQSQTITFAQPTARYVGDADFDPGATSSSGLPVSYTSNNTAIATIVNNKVHIVAQGSVSIGAAQAGDATYAPAANVYRTLVIRPMASFASSFAEFNALNDKKNIPYPNPFQTMVNFNLGDVAVSNVKVEVNNLSNGGTLTFSNQYVNKQGVLQLNLGSLRNGVYVLRITADNQVKEFKIVKNTN, translated from the coding sequence ATGAAGTGTAAACTTTTACTCTTGCTTATTTGGCCTATGTTAATAGGTGCAAAATTGCTGGCAGCACCGGTTATTTCCTCATTTAATCCGGCATCAGGCCCTGTGGGCACATTGGTAACTGTAACAGGCAGCGACTTAAATTCTCCAACGGCATTTACTATTGGCGGTGTACCGGCCATTGTGATATCAAATACAGGTACGCAGTTAGTAGGGATGGTAATGCCGGGTGCAACAACGGGCAATGTATCTATCACTACGGCGGGCGGCAGTGCAACAGGTGCGGGCAGTTTTACAATCGTGGCTACACCAGTACCTACTACGCAGCAAAATAATAAGTTTGTACGCAACGGAGCAACAGATTTTGTAGCTTTTGGTTGTTCAATAGCTATAAGTGCTGATGGTACCACCGCGGTTGTGGGTGGTTTTAATGATAATAAGCTTCCTAATAATTATGGTGTTGGTGCAATCTGGGTATTTGTGCGTAATGGCGATACCTGGACACAACAGGGCGGTAAACTGGTTGGTACGGGTGGCTTGGGTGGCATTAACCAGGGATGGTCTGTTGCGATAAGTGCCGATGGAAATACGATAATTGAAGGCGGCCCGATAGATAACGGTAACCGCGGCGCGGCCTGGGTTTTTACCCGTAGCGGTGGTGTATGGACCCAACAGGGAGCTAAACTTGTAGCTACCGGAGGCACCGGAGCCTCGCAGGTTGGTACTGCGGTAGCAATAAGCGCCGATGGAAATACCGCTCTGCTTGGAGGCTCTAATGATAATGGTCAAAACGGTGCAACATGGGTTTTTACCCGTAGTGGTGGCTCATGGACACAGCAGGGAAATAAGCTGTTTGGTACAGGCGGCGCGGCTGGGTCACGTCAAGGTAGTGTTTTGGCAATAAGTGCAGACGGGCGTGTTGCCTTAACCGGAGGTAGCAGTTCATGGATTTTTATATTAAACAATGGTGTATGGACACAGGCTGCCCGTTTATCAGGTGCCGTATCAGTGGCTTTAAGCGCCGATGGCAGCACTGCTATTTTAGGCGTTCCGGGTTATAATAATGGTATCGGTAATGCTTTGGTTTACGCTCGTAACGGAAATAATTGGCTAAGCCAGTCCCAGATAGTGCCTCCTTTTATGGTTGGTAAATCGAGCGCCGGTGAGTCTGTTGGTTTAAGTGCCGATGGTAATTCGGCCGTTATAGGTGGTCCTTTTGATGACTCCCGTAAAGGCGCTATCTGGGTTTACACCCGTAGCGGAACAACCTGGGCGATAAAAGGAGGTAAACTAACCGGAACAGGAGGCGTAGGTAACTCAGGACTTGGTACCAATTCTGCACTGAGTGCTGATGGTTCCACCATAGTATCCACAGGTGGGGGCGATAATTCGGACATTGGTGCTGTTTGGCCATTTAAAGTTGGCATCCCTCAAACAATAACATTCAGTCCCCTCCGCAATGCAACCTATGGTGCTGCCGATATTACGCCCGTTGCAACCAGCACCAACAGCAGTATTCCTATTACATTTACCAGCAGCGATACTACAGTAGCAGTTATATTAAATAACAAAATTCATATTAAAGCAGTTGGTACAACGGTTATAAGGGCCTTTCAGGATGGTGATTTTACTTACGCCGCGGCCACTCCGTATCCCCGCGGTTTTACTGTAGATGCTGCCCCGCTAACTATCCGGCCAGATAATAAAACAGTTGAACAGGGCCAACCAATCCCGGCACTCACAGCAACTTTTACGGGTTTTGTAAACGGGGAAACTACAACTGTGCTTACAACGCAACCCACAATAAGTACAACAGGCAATTCATCATCGCCCGTAGGTACATATCCCATTACGGCAAGCGGGGCCGTTGCAAAAAATTATGCCATTACCTATAATCCCGGGCAGTTAACAATTACCGAACCAACCTCAACGCAAACCATCACTTTTAACTCAATAAACGGTGCTGATTACGGCAAGCCGGATATTGCGCCGGGAGCAACGAGCACCAATCCCAATAACCCAATCACCTACAGCAGCAGCGATACCACTGTAGCCACCATCGTTAATAATAAGATCCATATTATAGGAGCGGGCACTACCAATATAACGGCATCACAAGCCGGCGACGCGACACATTCGCCCGCCACGCCGGTAACCCGCCCTTTTGTAGTAAGCAAAGTGGTGCTCACCGCAACGGCCGATAATAAAAAAGGGATCAGTACCCACCCGCTGCCGGTATTTACAGCCACTTACACAGGCTTTGTAAACGGAGAAACCAACAGTGTTTTCACAACGCAGCCAACATTTACCACTACAGCCACTACCTCATCGCCGGTAGGCACGTATCCCATAACCATGAGCGGGGCAGTAGCCCGGAACTACCTGATCAATAATTATGTGCAGGGAATCTTAACGCTTACCTCATCATCTCCTCCAACCATATCATCAGTAACCCCGGCATCGACCCCGATAGGCGGCCTGATCACCATAAACGGAACCAATCTTGATTATGCTTCGTCATTTAAAGTAGGAGGTATTAACGGAGTTATTGTATCCGCTACCAGCACACGGGTTGTGGGAATGGTGATGCCGGGTACGGTTAACGGAACGGTAACGGTAAATACATTGGCCGGTGCAGCTACATCCAGCACCACGTTTACGGTAGCAGCCAACCTGGTGCCAAATGCGCAACAGGGCAATAAACTGGTAGGTACCGGTAATTCGGGCCCGGCATTACAAGGTTCAAGTATCGCTGCAAGTTCAGATGGTAACACCCTTGTTGTAGGCGGCTCGTACGATAACAATGGCATGGGCGCTACCTGGATCTTTACCCGCAGCGGCACCACCTGGAGCCAGCAGGGGGGTAAACTTATAGGTACCGGAGCTACAGGGCCTAACCAGCTGATGCAGGGCCGTTCGGTAGCGGTAAGTGCCGATGGCAATACGATCATCGTAGGCGGCCCGGGCGATAGTGCCAATGTAGGTGCAGCCTGGATCTTTACCCGTACTGGCAGCACCTGGAGCCAGCAGGGTACCAAACTGGTAGGTGCAGGCAGTGTAGGCCCGGCCCAGATGGGTGCCTCGGTAGCCTTAAGTGCCGATGGTAATACGGCTTTAATTGGCGGCTTTAACGATAATAATGGCGTTGGTGCCACCTGGGTATTCATTCGTCAAAACGGCGTTTGGAGTCAGCAGGGAAATAAACTAACCGGTAACGACGCTTATGTTACAGCCGGGCAGGGCCTTCATGTAGCTATAAGCGCCAATGGTAATACCGCAGTAGTTGGTGGCCCTAATGATTTTAACGGCATGGGCGCAGCCTGGGTATTTATCCGCACGGGCACAACATGGGCACAGCAGGGTTCAAAACTGCTGGGCGCCGACAGAAGCGGTAGCACAACCTACCAGGGCAATGTAGCCATCAGTGCCGATGGTAATACGATATTAAGCGGCGGCTATGGCGATGCCAATTACCAGGGCGCTACCTGGGTATTTACCCGTACGGGCACAACATGGTCGCAATTAGGGAGCAAATTAGTAGGTTCGGGTGGCGTAACCCAGGATTTCCAGGGTTCGTCGGTAGCTATAAGTGCCGATGGCTTAACAGCGGTAATAGGCGGCACGGGGAGCAGCACAAGCCGGGGTGCCACCTGGGTATTTACCCGCAGCGGCAACACCTTTGGCCAGCACCAGGCCGAACGGATAGGCTCAAACAGTACCAACGGGGCACGCCAGGGAGCAGCAGTGGCTATAGCAGCCAACGGGCGTACCATTTATGCAGCGGGCCCAAATGATAATAACAACCAGGGTGCCGTATGGGCATTTATCCCGGCAGCCAAACAATCGCAATCCATTGATTTCGCTCCGTTGGCAGCTGTAGATTACGGAACACAGTTTGTAACCCCGGTATATCAAAGCACCAACACAACACTCCCCATCACGTTAACCAGCAGTGATTCAACCATAGCCGTTATCGCAGGTAACGGAAAGATTCATCCGCGTAAAGGCGGCACAGTTACCATCACGGCAACACAACCGGGTGATTCCAAATTTAGCGATGCTGTACCTGTATCGCAGGTATTAACTATAAACAAAATACCGTTAACCGTATTTGCCACCAATAAAACGGTAAGCGAAGGTTTCAGTACTTTAAATCTTACCGGAACTTACCAGGGCTTTGTAAATGGCGACAGCACATCAAGCTTCACCAAGCAGCCGGTATTCAGCACTACGGCAACAGGTACATCTGCACCCGGCGATTACCCGATCACCGCAAGCGGAGCTGTTTCGGCAAGCTATACGTTTACTTACAAGCCGGGTACTTTAACTGTGATACCAAAGCAGGGGCCGCCGCAAATAGCATCATTCAGCCCTAAAACCGGTGCTGTTGGTACATTGGTTACAATAACAGGCAGTAACCTGTATGCTCCGGCTGCTTTTACTATAGGCGGTAAACCTGCCATTGTGATCTCTAATACAGGCTCAAAACTGGTTGGTATGGTAATGCCGGGTGCGGTAAATGGCCCGGTATCTTTAAGCACCGATTCGGGTAGCACATCTACTCCAGTCAACTTTATTGTTAAAGCTACCTCATATCCAAGCATTCAACAAGGCGGCGCGTTAACCGGAACGGGGAATATCGGTGCCGCTACACAAGGTTATGCGGTTGCGCTTAGTGCTGATGGTAATACAGCGCTGGTTGGTGCCCGGGATGATAACGGCGGACAAGGAGCGGCATGGATATTTGTGCGCAGTGGTGCTGTTTGGCAACAACAGGGCAGCAAATTAGTGGGGACAGGTGGCTCAGGCCAGGTTAACCAGGGCTCGGCGGTGGCCATCAGTGCCGATGGAAATACGGCGGTAGTTGGTGGCCCGGCTGATAATGGCAATGTAGGGGCTGCCTGGGTGTTTGTACGCGTTGGCAATACCTGGCAACAGCAGGGCGATAAGCTGGCAGGAACCGGAAACATCGGTGAATCCCGCCAGGGCCAGTCGATTGCGTTAAGCGCTGATGGGAATACGGTAGTGTTGGGAGCAGCTGGTGATAATAATAACCTCGGCGCTGTATGGACCTTCAGGAGGGTATCCGGAGTATGGCAGCAAATTAACAAAGTAGTTGTAACCGACAATATATTACAACCCGGAGTAGGCAGATCGGTAGCAATAAGTGCAGATGGCAACACATTGCTTGCCGGCGGCCCTGCAGATAACGGCGGCGTAGGTGCTGTGTGGATTTTTAAACGCGTAGGGAACTATTGGCAACAACAGCGTAAGTTAATCGGTACAGTTCAGGGAGGTGCCCAGGGTTTTTCCGTATCTATTAATGCCGATGGTACCGAAACATTTGTTGGATCGTATGATTATTATCCTAATGAACCGGAAAATGGCTACCCCGCCGATTATACAAGTATAGTAACAGATTATAAACTGGTAAACGGCGATTGGCTTCAGCAAGCCAAAAATTATACTTTCTTTAATCATACCTATTTAACAAATCTTATTGGCGCAGCACCCAGCGCCGATGCCAAAACCTTTTTGGTGGCAGGCGCTGTTGAAAATTCAACGGCACCACAATCGGTACAGGTTGTAAACGGCTCCACTCAATTTGAACTGGTGGCAAATAATACAACTGCCACATCAATGGCTTTAAGTGCAGATGGAAGCACTGCGATACTCGGTTTTGGTTACGAAGGACCAACCGGCTTGATTCGCGCCTTTGTATCGGCCGAAAAAAATTCACAGTTAATTACGTTTAACCAACCGGGTCCGTTCACTTACGGCGCGCCTGATACCTTGATTTCCGCTACCAGCACCAATAGCTCGCTGCCAATTATGTTTACCAGTAGCGATACCACGGTGGCAACCATTGTGGCGGGTAATAAAGTACATATTTTAAAAGCTGGCGTAACCAACATTACGGCCTCGCAGGATGATGCTTCCATCACCCCGGTTACGCAGGCAGTTACTATTAAGAAAGCGCTTGCCGTATTTACTGCTGATGCCAAATCAAAAGCAATAGGCGAGCCTATCCCGGAGTTGACTGGTATTTACAGCGGATTTAAAAATGGGGACAACAGTTCGGTAGTTACTACTCAGCCGGTTATAACCACCAAGGCCACGGTAAACTCGTTGCCGGGGCAGTACCTAATTATTGGCTCGGGCGCAGCTGCGGCCAATTACGATTTCAGGTACGTAGGCGGTGTGATGACGGTAACCAACGGTACACTTCCGGTTATCTCGTCGTTCACGCCAAAAGATATTTCGGCAGGGGCAACCATCACCATCAACGGTGCTAATTTTGATCACGCCACCGCAGTAAGCTTTGGAGGCGTTCCGGCAACGTCATTCACCATTGTATCATCAAGCCGGATCACAGCCATTGTAGCTAACGGTGCTACAGGCGATGTAAAAGTAACCACCACCGAAGGGGTGGCTACGCTGGAAGGTGCAACCTTTAAACAATCGCAAACCATTACCTTTGCCCAGCCAACTGCCAGGTATGTGGGCGATGCCGATTTTGACCCGGGTGCAACCTCAAGCTCGGGCTTGCCGGTAAGCTACACAAGCAATAATACGGCTATTGCCACCATCGTGAACAACAAAGTACATATTGTTGCCCAGGGCAGTGTAAGCATAGGGGCTGCACAGGCAGGCGACGCTACTTATGCGCCGGCGGCAAATGTTTACCGTACGCTGGTGATCAGGCCAATGGCATCGTTCGCGTCATCATTTGCTGAGTTTAATGCGCTTAATGATAAAAAGAATATACCATATCCAAATCCATTCCAAACTATGGTAAACTTTAATCTTGGTGATGTGGCGGTAAGTAATGTTAAAGTTGAGGTAAACAACCTGTCAAACGGAGGTACATTAACATTTAGCAATCAGTATGTTAACAAGCAAGGTGTTTTGCAACTTAACCTGGGCTCGCTCCGTAACGGGGTTTATGTGCTCAGGATAACTGCTGATAACCAGGTGAAGGAGTTTAAAATTGTGAAGAATACTAACTAA
- a CDS encoding arabinan endo-1,5-alpha-L-arabinosidase: protein MKNIYLYIIIILATVLFSCSKKETPTPAPTKTDTTTTPVTTTFDINSITDTYADISAVTFYPKWTVYNVHDPSIKKFGSYYYCYSTDVAFGTDVRPGLQIRRSKDLVQWEYVGWVFSSLPTQGSDYIKGKGGTPYNALWAPYVMKVGNEYRLYYSLSSAVARLSVIGMATASAPDGPWTEKGLVVTSANDASIQTNAIDPTVVTTSAGEQYMYYGSAWDGIYILKLDPSTGLAASPGDKGKRIANRGFTGGKYNGNIEGAEVIYNPDLKKYFLFISYDWLQTKYNVRVGRGDSPTGPFYDYNGHDINTDEDHGPMILAPYQFTNQSGWQGTAHCAVFDDGSGQYYMAHQGRPGVNSYFMDLHVRKISWTPDGWPIVSPERYANVAQTAITSADIAGNYEKITLNYHVVPGYATEQSNPDFQVSTAFKLDAGGTIDGNAADKWTFTSPWLELKYGSGDTYKLKVERERDWENKVTSTLIFTGLDNHGTAIWGKRKQ, encoded by the coding sequence ATGAAAAATATATACCTATACATAATAATCATCCTGGCAACAGTGCTGTTCTCCTGCTCAAAAAAGGAAACACCAACGCCTGCGCCAACCAAAACCGATACCACAACAACACCGGTAACCACCACGTTTGATATCAACAGTATAACCGATACCTATGCCGATATCTCCGCAGTTACGTTTTATCCTAAATGGACGGTGTACAATGTGCACGATCCATCTATCAAAAAGTTTGGCAGCTACTACTACTGCTATAGTACAGATGTGGCTTTTGGCACCGATGTAAGGCCGGGCCTACAGATTCGCCGCTCAAAAGATCTGGTGCAGTGGGAGTATGTGGGCTGGGTATTTTCATCATTACCTACACAAGGCTCTGATTATATAAAAGGCAAAGGCGGTACGCCGTACAATGCCTTATGGGCTCCTTATGTAATGAAAGTGGGCAATGAGTATAGACTGTACTATTCGCTTTCATCGGCCGTGGCAAGGTTAAGCGTTATCGGCATGGCAACGGCATCCGCACCGGATGGACCCTGGACGGAAAAAGGTTTGGTGGTAACCTCGGCTAACGATGCCAGCATCCAAACCAATGCTATTGACCCAACGGTGGTCACCACATCGGCAGGCGAACAATACATGTATTATGGCTCGGCCTGGGATGGTATTTATATCCTGAAGCTTGATCCATCAACAGGTTTGGCTGCCTCGCCCGGCGATAAAGGCAAACGCATTGCCAACCGTGGTTTTACAGGCGGCAAATACAATGGCAACATTGAAGGTGCCGAGGTGATTTACAATCCCGATCTGAAAAAATATTTTCTGTTTATCAGTTATGATTGGCTGCAAACCAAGTACAACGTAAGGGTAGGGCGCGGCGATAGCCCAACCGGGCCGTTTTATGATTATAACGGACATGATATCAATACCGACGAAGATCATGGCCCGATGATCCTGGCACCATACCAGTTTACCAATCAAAGCGGCTGGCAGGGTACAGCGCATTGCGCGGTGTTTGATGATGGCAGCGGGCAATATTATATGGCCCATCAGGGCAGGCCCGGTGTGAACTCCTATTTTATGGATCTGCACGTACGCAAGATTTCGTGGACACCCGATGGCTGGCCAATCGTATCGCCCGAGCGTTATGCTAACGTAGCACAAACGGCTATCACAAGTGCAGATATAGCGGGTAATTACGAAAAAATCACCCTTAACTATCATGTGGTGCCGGGATATGCCACCGAGCAAAGTAATCCGGATTTCCAGGTTTCAACAGCATTTAAACTGGATGCTGGGGGTACTATTGATGGCAATGCTGCAGATAAATGGACATTCACCTCGCCATGGCTCGAACTGAAATATGGCAGTGGCGATACTTATAAGTTAAAAGTTGAACGCGAGCGCGATTGGGAAAACAAAGTTACCTCAACCCTGATATTTACCGGGTTGGATAACCACGGCACCGCCATTTGGGGGAAACGAAAACAATAG
- a CDS encoding RagB/SusD family nutrient uptake outer membrane protein → MKTIYIKAVFTLLLVAAFAMGCKKGDLTTVNPNAQTTQTFWQNASDAVKGINAVYGSLIIDGSYMRFSPIVENTRGDDATSYSPWDQIYNMGKFNMQSTGDGVLFSWTAYYQGILRANEVLKYVPDINMDAELKKRVLGQAYFLRGLYYFHLADFYKNVPMPLVPAGSSADYFQKQQPQDVVWAQVISDFKAAEGMLPATYTGLSPDGQTGRATKGAAAAFLGKTYLFTKKYAEAAAEFKSVIDMGIYSLVPNYYDNFFANNENNAESIFEVQFSRDAGGTDLGWGGDPSSGWGRTSARAITFGAASFGFTDVQPTPALYNEYLQEKTTSGAIDPRLDVTMYYNKPGEKLYNQDFATRYAGSSSLNALFCHKYENGDSGQADEYDWRSGINERLMRYADVLLMYAECLNELSQTNAAYPYIQQVRSRVSLPNLATVKPGMSQAEMREQIGHERFLEFSLEGHRFDDIRRWGWLQDATKLAWLKARDPEFNTYTPGKEYLPIPLTEVQTNVGLVQNTGY, encoded by the coding sequence ATGAAAACGATATATATAAAGGCAGTATTCACGCTATTGTTGGTAGCGGCATTTGCCATGGGCTGTAAAAAAGGCGACCTCACCACGGTTAACCCCAACGCCCAAACCACCCAAACCTTCTGGCAAAATGCCAGCGACGCGGTAAAAGGGATCAATGCCGTGTACGGAAGTTTAATTATTGATGGTTCGTACATGCGCTTCTCGCCAATTGTAGAGAATACCCGGGGCGACGATGCCACCAGCTACAGCCCCTGGGATCAGATTTACAACATGGGCAAATTCAATATGCAAAGCACCGGTGATGGCGTACTGTTTTCATGGACAGCCTACTATCAAGGTATTTTACGCGCCAATGAGGTGCTGAAATATGTACCCGATATCAATATGGATGCCGAACTGAAAAAACGTGTATTAGGTCAGGCTTATTTTTTACGCGGATTGTACTACTTCCACCTGGCCGATTTTTATAAAAACGTGCCGATGCCCTTAGTGCCAGCTGGTTCAAGTGCCGATTATTTCCAGAAACAACAGCCCCAGGATGTAGTTTGGGCACAGGTAATCAGCGATTTTAAAGCTGCCGAAGGGATGCTGCCTGCAACTTACACAGGCTTATCACCCGACGGGCAAACCGGCAGGGCTACCAAAGGTGCCGCCGCCGCTTTTTTAGGTAAAACTTACCTGTTCACAAAAAAATATGCCGAGGCTGCTGCCGAGTTTAAATCGGTAATTGATATGGGTATTTACAGTTTGGTACCTAATTATTACGATAACTTTTTTGCCAATAACGAGAACAATGCCGAATCAATTTTCGAGGTTCAGTTTTCGCGGGATGCCGGCGGTACAGATCTGGGCTGGGGTGGCGATCCGTCATCCGGATGGGGGCGTACCTCTGCCCGTGCCATCACTTTTGGCGCGGCAAGTTTTGGCTTTACCGATGTGCAGCCAACACCCGCATTATACAACGAGTATCTGCAGGAGAAGACAACCAGCGGCGCCATCGACCCCCGTTTGGATGTAACCATGTACTATAACAAACCCGGCGAAAAACTGTACAACCAGGATTTTGCCACCCGCTATGCAGGAAGTTCATCACTAAACGCCTTGTTTTGTCATAAATATGAAAATGGCGATAGCGGCCAGGCCGATGAATACGACTGGCGTTCAGGCATCAACGAGCGCCTGATGCGTTATGCCGATGTGCTGCTGATGTATGCAGAGTGTTTGAACGAATTAAGCCAGACTAATGCGGCCTACCCATATATTCAGCAGGTGCGCAGCCGGGTTAGCTTACCAAACCTGGCCACCGTTAAACCTGGCATGTCGCAAGCCGAAATGCGTGAACAAATTGGCCACGAGCGCTTCCTTGAGTTTAGTTTAGAAGGGCACCGCTTTGACGATATCCGCCGTTGGGGCTGGTTACAGGATGCCACCAAGCTGGCCTGGTTAAAAGCACGCGATCCGGAGTTTAATACTTATACACCGGGTAAAGAATATTTGCCGATACCGCTTACCGAGGTGCAAACTAATGTTGGTTTGGTGCAGAATACGGGGTATTAA